From Bos indicus isolate NIAB-ARS_2022 breed Sahiwal x Tharparkar chromosome 4, NIAB-ARS_B.indTharparkar_mat_pri_1.0, whole genome shotgun sequence, the proteins below share one genomic window:
- the ZYX gene encoding zyxin isoform X1 has product MVCAPRSPRPLPPSVFPASLPARLDRDAESADSAARRPLADAARTLRPAPGLAMAAPRPPRAISVSAPVFYAPQKKFAPVVAPKPKVNPFRPGDSEPPPAAGAQRAQMGRVGEIPPPPPEDFPLPPPPVVGEADDAEGALGGAFPPPPPPIDEPFPPAPLEEEIFPSPPPPLVEEGGPEAPTQFPSQPREKVSSIDLEIDSLSSLLDDMTKNDPFKARVSSGYVPPPVTTPFISKSNTKPSTGGTAPLPPWKSPSSSQPVSQAQPQSQTQFHVQSQPQAKPQAPPQPVPLATTQPRGPLAPSPAPKFSPVTPKFTPVASKFSPGAPGGPGSQPHQKLGPPEAPSSTGTGSPQPPSFTYAQQKEKPQVQEKQHPVPPPTQNQNQVRPAGAPGPLTLKEVEELEQLTQKLMQDMEHPQKQSVPVNESCGRCHQPLARSQPAVRALGQLFHITCFTCRQCEQQLQGQQFYSLEGAPYCEGCYTDTLEKCSTCGQPITDRMLRATGKAYHPQCFTCVVCACPLEGTSFIVDQANRPHCVPDYHKQYAPRCSVCAEPIMPEPGREETVRVVALDKNFHMKCYKCEDCGKPLSIEADDNGCFPLDGHVLCRKCHTARA; this is encoded by the exons ATGGTCTGCGCGCCGCGCTCTccccgccctctccctccctccgtcTTCCCTGCGTCCCTCCCCGCCCGGCTGGACCGGGACGCAGAGTCCGCGGACTCGGCTGCGAGGCGGCCCCTGGCAGACGCGGCGCGCACGCTCCGGCCCGCG ccCGGCCTGGCCATGGCGGCCCCCCGCCCGCCTCGCGCGATCTCCGTCTCGGCTCCGGTGTTTTACGCCCCGCAGAAGAAGTTCGCCCCGGTGGTGGCCCCGAAGCCCAAAGTGAATCCTTTCCGGCCCGGCGACAGCGAGCCGCCTCCGGCCGCTGGGGCCCAGCGCGCACAGATGGGCCGGGTGGGCGAGAtccccccgccgcccccagaAG ACTTTCCCTTACCGCCTCCTCCGGTGGTCGGGGAGGCAGACGACGCCGAGGGCGCCCTGGGAGGTGCCTTCCCACCTCCGCCGCCCCCGATCGACGAACCGTTTCCCCCCGCGCCTTTGGAGGAGGAGATCTTCCCTTCCCCACCGCCCCCGCTAGTGGAGGAGGGAGGTCCCGAGGCTCCCACCCAGTTCCCATCGCAG CCCAGGGAGAAGGTGAGCAGTATTGATCTGGAGATCGACTCCTTGTCTTCGCTGCTGGATGACATGACCAAGAACGATCCCTTCAAAGCCCGG GTGTCATCTGGATATGTACCCCCGCCGGTCACCACTCCATTCATTTCCAAGTCCAATACTAAGCCTTCAACGGGGGGCACCGCACCCCTGCCTCCCTGGAAGTCCCCTTCTAGCTCCCAGCCTGTGTCCCAGGCTCAACCTCAGAGCCAGAcacagttccatgtccagtcccagccccaggccaaaccccaggcccctccccagcctgtgcCTTTGGCCACCACCCAGCCTCGAGGGCCCCTAGCTCCATCTCCAGCCCCTAAGTTTTCCCCGGTGACTCCCAAGTTTACCCCTGTGGCTTCCAAGTTCAGCCCTGGAGCCCCAGGTGGACCCGGGTCCCAGCCCCATCAGAAGCTGGGGCCCCCTGAAGCTCCCTCTTCCACTGGCACCGGCTCCCCTCAGCCCCCAAGCTTTACCTATGCTCAGCAGAAGGAGAAGCCCCAAGTGCAGGAGAAGCAGCACCCAGTGCCCCCACCGACTCAAAACCAAAACCAG GTGCGCCCCGCTGGGGCCCCGGGGCCTCTGACACTGAAAGAGGTGGAGGAGCTGGAGCAGCTGACGCAGAAGCTGATGCAGGACATGGAGCATCCTCAGAAGCAGAGTGTGCCCGTCAACG AGTCCTGTGGCCGGTGTCATCAGCCCCTGGCACGTTCGCAGCCCGCGGTTCGCGCTCTGGGGCAGCTCTTCCACATCACCTGCTTCACCTGCCGCCAGTGTGAGCAGCAGCTCCAAGGCCAGCAGTTCTACAGCCTGGAGGGGGCTCCGTACTGTGAGGGCTGCTACACC GACACCCTGGAGAAGTGCAGCACCTGTGGGCAGCCGATCACTGACCGCATGCTGAGGGCCACAGGCAAGGCCTACCACCCGCAGTGCTTCACCTGTGTGGTCTGCGCCTGCCCCCTGGAGGGCACCTCCTTCATTGTGGACCAGGCCAACCGGCCCCACTGTGTCCCCGACTACCACAA GCAATACGCCCCCAGATGCTCTGTGTGCGCGGAGCCCATCATGCCGGAGCCTGGGCGCGAGGAGACCGTGCGCGTGGTTGCTCTGGACAAGAACTTCCACATGAAGTGCTACAAGTGCGAG GACTGTGGGAAGCCCCTCTCCATTGAGGCGGATGACAACGGCTGCTTCCCTTTGGATGGCCACGTGCTCTGCCGGAAATGCCACACCGCCAGAGCCTAG
- the ZYX gene encoding zyxin isoform X2, whose amino-acid sequence MAAPRPPRAISVSAPVFYAPQKKFAPVVAPKPKVNPFRPGDSEPPPAAGAQRAQMGRVGEIPPPPPEDFPLPPPPVVGEADDAEGALGGAFPPPPPPIDEPFPPAPLEEEIFPSPPPPLVEEGGPEAPTQFPSQPREKVSSIDLEIDSLSSLLDDMTKNDPFKARVSSGYVPPPVTTPFISKSNTKPSTGGTAPLPPWKSPSSSQPVSQAQPQSQTQFHVQSQPQAKPQAPPQPVPLATTQPRGPLAPSPAPKFSPVTPKFTPVASKFSPGAPGGPGSQPHQKLGPPEAPSSTGTGSPQPPSFTYAQQKEKPQVQEKQHPVPPPTQNQNQVRPAGAPGPLTLKEVEELEQLTQKLMQDMEHPQKQSVPVNESCGRCHQPLARSQPAVRALGQLFHITCFTCRQCEQQLQGQQFYSLEGAPYCEGCYTDTLEKCSTCGQPITDRMLRATGKAYHPQCFTCVVCACPLEGTSFIVDQANRPHCVPDYHKQYAPRCSVCAEPIMPEPGREETVRVVALDKNFHMKCYKCEDCGKPLSIEADDNGCFPLDGHVLCRKCHTARA is encoded by the exons ATGGCGGCCCCCCGCCCGCCTCGCGCGATCTCCGTCTCGGCTCCGGTGTTTTACGCCCCGCAGAAGAAGTTCGCCCCGGTGGTGGCCCCGAAGCCCAAAGTGAATCCTTTCCGGCCCGGCGACAGCGAGCCGCCTCCGGCCGCTGGGGCCCAGCGCGCACAGATGGGCCGGGTGGGCGAGAtccccccgccgcccccagaAG ACTTTCCCTTACCGCCTCCTCCGGTGGTCGGGGAGGCAGACGACGCCGAGGGCGCCCTGGGAGGTGCCTTCCCACCTCCGCCGCCCCCGATCGACGAACCGTTTCCCCCCGCGCCTTTGGAGGAGGAGATCTTCCCTTCCCCACCGCCCCCGCTAGTGGAGGAGGGAGGTCCCGAGGCTCCCACCCAGTTCCCATCGCAG CCCAGGGAGAAGGTGAGCAGTATTGATCTGGAGATCGACTCCTTGTCTTCGCTGCTGGATGACATGACCAAGAACGATCCCTTCAAAGCCCGG GTGTCATCTGGATATGTACCCCCGCCGGTCACCACTCCATTCATTTCCAAGTCCAATACTAAGCCTTCAACGGGGGGCACCGCACCCCTGCCTCCCTGGAAGTCCCCTTCTAGCTCCCAGCCTGTGTCCCAGGCTCAACCTCAGAGCCAGAcacagttccatgtccagtcccagccccaggccaaaccccaggcccctccccagcctgtgcCTTTGGCCACCACCCAGCCTCGAGGGCCCCTAGCTCCATCTCCAGCCCCTAAGTTTTCCCCGGTGACTCCCAAGTTTACCCCTGTGGCTTCCAAGTTCAGCCCTGGAGCCCCAGGTGGACCCGGGTCCCAGCCCCATCAGAAGCTGGGGCCCCCTGAAGCTCCCTCTTCCACTGGCACCGGCTCCCCTCAGCCCCCAAGCTTTACCTATGCTCAGCAGAAGGAGAAGCCCCAAGTGCAGGAGAAGCAGCACCCAGTGCCCCCACCGACTCAAAACCAAAACCAG GTGCGCCCCGCTGGGGCCCCGGGGCCTCTGACACTGAAAGAGGTGGAGGAGCTGGAGCAGCTGACGCAGAAGCTGATGCAGGACATGGAGCATCCTCAGAAGCAGAGTGTGCCCGTCAACG AGTCCTGTGGCCGGTGTCATCAGCCCCTGGCACGTTCGCAGCCCGCGGTTCGCGCTCTGGGGCAGCTCTTCCACATCACCTGCTTCACCTGCCGCCAGTGTGAGCAGCAGCTCCAAGGCCAGCAGTTCTACAGCCTGGAGGGGGCTCCGTACTGTGAGGGCTGCTACACC GACACCCTGGAGAAGTGCAGCACCTGTGGGCAGCCGATCACTGACCGCATGCTGAGGGCCACAGGCAAGGCCTACCACCCGCAGTGCTTCACCTGTGTGGTCTGCGCCTGCCCCCTGGAGGGCACCTCCTTCATTGTGGACCAGGCCAACCGGCCCCACTGTGTCCCCGACTACCACAA GCAATACGCCCCCAGATGCTCTGTGTGCGCGGAGCCCATCATGCCGGAGCCTGGGCGCGAGGAGACCGTGCGCGTGGTTGCTCTGGACAAGAACTTCCACATGAAGTGCTACAAGTGCGAG GACTGTGGGAAGCCCCTCTCCATTGAGGCGGATGACAACGGCTGCTTCCCTTTGGATGGCCACGTGCTCTGCCGGAAATGCCACACCGCCAGAGCCTAG